GCAGGATGGTACAAGCAGAAAACCAACACAGGGCAAGGGAACACGGATACACAGACGACCTGACAAACACATGGACTAAATACACAAGAGGGAAGACtaacaaggaacaggtgaaACTAAACCACAATCACAAGGGAAAGAGTaagagacaaaggcaggaagtaaaacaaaactaTCTTCttctatgcagtggtctgctggggctgtggaagctctgagagggacagaaagagactgaacagactggtcaggagagctggctctgtcctggactgccctctggacaccactgaggttgtaggtgagaggaggatgttagccgagctgacatctatcattgacaacccctctcaccccctgcatgacacagtggtgGCTCTcaacagctccttcagcaacagactgctgcttCCACTatgtaagaaggaacgctaccgcaggtccttctTAGCAACAGCTGTCAGGTTATTCAGCTCAGGCtttgtataatgtagcactgagCTCGCACACATACtggttttttctttgcactactgtaaacatccttctatctcatacatgctataaTCTGGgcaatattatatataatattattgtTTCAATCCCTgcacaatatttttttgtaagttttaagttttcaatatttctcaagtactttccatTTGCAATATAtttctatagtcttttgtataaaatgtacatatacttAGTCAACTTCTTACTTTCTATTTTTGTATTCTTTATTTTCCACAGCCTTTGGTATTGCCATTTTTATTGATgttgcctgtaacaccaaatttccccagctggggattaataaagttgatcttatcttatcttatcttatcttatcttatcttaacaaaACGACAAATGAGGAGAAACTcaatataaaacaggaaataactaaaGCCCCAGAACGACGGCTTGAATGGCAATGTCGGCAATGGGGGGTGTCCCAGGCCTATATTATGCATGGTTATTTCTATTACAAatatgaactgtgtgtgtgtgtgtgtgtggttctcAAAAGAAGCAATAATAAGCTTTATCGTTGTGTTAAATGTTGCAAAGTGTTTTAACTGATCTGATCAGTCTAAACACTTTACTTTAATAAGCAGTTTCACAGTGGCCTCAGACTTTGGTGCAGTACTTGGACATTTGTTGTCATTAAAGCCAAATCAAattactttatttttcagcacCGGAGGTCACTTGGTCGTAGCCaggaataaaattaaaatattaaaaaaaaagttcatgtTCTTTTTCGACAGACAGATATTCACTGCAATGTTctgcatcttaaaaaaaacaatgagaaagtACCACTGCTCTAACTTTTTCCCCACACAATTGATGAATGGCGTTGAAGCTAGAATGTCCactaatttgtttgtttacccAAAAAGACAGAGGTGGAACAAAGGAGGCAATTTCATCTTGATGGAAATAATTTAAGTCTTGAAACTGCAaactacatattttattttacaggccacacacacacacacacacacacactaaaggaACAACTGGACACAGACATTAGAGGATCCTGCATGTGGAATCGTGGTAGAGTGACGGTTTCTCATTGCAACGATTACAGCAGGGTTACTCCTCCTTGGTCCGGTGGGATGACCAAATGTCTGTGATGGTCCGGATGGCCGTTTAATCACACTTTAATCACTCCCGTCCCACACCATCTCCTGCTATCCTTGTCTGACACACCGGCTCTACAGGATGCAGAACAACATAACGCAACaattcaacactttgtcagctGTCATAATCCCCCACGCTGCTTTCTTGGGCGGCTTTGAACCTCGAACTGTGGTCCACcttcagcaaacacaaatgacaaTTTCCGCAAACTGCGCCGACCTTCACTTTACACCGCCCAAACAGCGCCCAGGTTGGCAACTTGACTTatgttgtttttgcagagcGTGCTCACCCTGCGGGCTGCCTGACAGGTATGACTCAGGGCTAAATGTTCCCCTCGCTGCCTGTACGTCACATTTACCTGTACAGACCGCACAGACCGCCAGCCGACCATAAACGCATTCTTCAACCAGCGCTCTCACAGATCTACTAATATGCTCAGGTAATTATTGCTGAATTGATTGACTTGTTttctacatgtttgtgtgaaattctCTCCCGAAATTTATAACTGGTCAGCGAGAAGTACATATTTTATACTTTTAAAGTAATTTGAAAACTAGCCGAGGTGTTATTGGAAAATGTCTGGTTTGATTTAATTTGTAATCTGAAAACTTTAATTCTCCAGTCACTCTCAGAGAACACCACAGTAGCCTGCCTGCATGTATTGTCCTTATTAACCTGGCAGACTATGTGGcatttgtgtgagtgtatatTTTGCCCTCACTGCTTCCCCCTCCCAAAGCAGCTACGCAGATAACCAAATCAACTCTCTGCTGAAGAGACCCAAGACTCAGGCTTCCCGTTAGGAGGTTCACTTGCTCTTCAGTGGCAGACTGAGACAGATGGCACATTCTGATTATTAATGTCCAGCTGAATACCTCCAGTAGTGATGCAGTCTTACTAAATGTCACGTCTTACGAGATGTGGAATTTGATATGTCCATACATAATGTCCAAACTAGAATTCTTACGTGGTCCCTGATATGTACGTTGTTCCTCTGAGTCTCCTAACGGCCACCTTGGCAGTGGTTTAAAGAGTACTTTAGTTTGGAGGACTTGTAGTTTAAAACAGGCAGATGGGTAAATTGCTGACACTGCTGATAGTGTTGAAACTTTATTACAGTTTAAACATAGTTTTCAGTGGAGGTCAGTTAAGTTTTAAGATGGCCAAAGCCTTGTGGTCTCCAGAGAGATGACGTCACTTTAATCTGAGCCTCTGCTAGAAAAAATCACAAAGAAAGCACATCGACATTATCGTTAAAAATGCACACTATTCTCTTAATGTGTCTAATGATGACCAAGGTTTATTTACCTGAAACACGTAATACTTTATAGTCCTCAATATATTAATTTCTGATCGAGATGATGTGTTGATGAGgaaactgttttatttcctccctGCAGAGTTTTGATGATGAGCGGTAACGGCACAAGAGCTTTCCTGTTGCTGTTGGGAACAACTCTCTTGGTTGTTTATCTCCACCAAGACATCCTCAGCGTCCAAGAAGTGACAAAAGATTATAGTCAAATGAAGCCGCCCACTAAAAACAACTCTTATGTGTACTCCTGgccaaaatgtcaacaaaataCGGCTGCTGCCAACGTCGCAGGCTTCGGCTCGCTTCCTGGTAACACAAAAGACTTTCTCTACTACCGACACTGTCGCCATTTCCCCATGCTGCTGGACCTTCCTGACAAATGTGGAGGAGCTGATAGATCAGGGGAAGTCTTTCTCCTGCTGGTCATTAAAAGCTCACCTGTGAACTATGAACGCAGAGAGGTGCTGCGCAAAACCTGGGCCAAAGAGAGGCGACAGGATGGCGCGTGGATTCGAAGGATCTTCATCTCAGGAACGACGGATTCTGGTTTTGAGAAGATGAGACTGAACAAACTTCTGGAGATGGAGCAGCGTGAGCACAGTGACATCCTCCAGTGGGACTTCAGTGACACGTTCTACAACCTCACTTTGAAGCAGATACTCTTCCTGGAGTGGATGGAAAGGAACTGTCCCAACGCTCGCTTCCTGCTAAATGGTGATGACGACGTCTTTgccaacacagacaacatggtCGAGTATCTTCAAGGCCTCAAGGACAATGATGGAAGCAAGCACCTCTTCACCGGCCATCTGATCATATATGCTTCTCCCATTAGATGGTCAGGGAGTAAGTATTATGTTCCAGTTGAAGTGCACAAACCAAACTCATACCCCCCTTACTGTGGTGGTGGGGGCTATCTCTTGTCTGGCTATACAGCTTTGGTCATATACAATATGTCCCAGTCCATTGATATTCTTCCCATTGATGATGTTTACATGGGGATGTGTCTGGCCAAAGCAGGACTTGGTCCTTCTTCCCACATGGGTGTGAAGACACTGGGGTTTTACATTCCCTCCAGCACACAGGACAGATACGATCCTTGCTATTTTAGAGAACTGCTACTGGTGCACAGGTTCCTTCCAGCTCACTTGTATTTCATGTGGCAGAGAATACACGATCCTAATTTGAAATGTGGCATGAAGAAAGCAGCATTGAATAACTTAAAGGTAGTGACTGGGCATGTAAACACTAAAAGACCCCTAGGGACCACTTTAGGACAGTAGGTTCATTCAGCGCAATCCAATAATACAACAACAGCTCTTCTTCTACATTTCCAGAgtgtaaaatgttcagtttttgttgatgCTGTCACAGCAATTGTTGTTAATCCATCCTTATTGTCATTACTAAGGTCATAGCTGTTGTACTTGACTACATTATACCGAAAAGTGTTTATAATATTCTGGCCACCTCATGTATGTAAATTAGGTGGACAATATTAGAGACACATGTCGTGCTTTAGATTACGCCTGCAAAGCACAATGTAATTATTTAGTGTATGGGCtatcaataaaatacattacatttaaagtTACAGGATATGCAAACAGTAATGGCTATCAGTGAAATACAGAATTGATTTCAAGATTTTACATGATTCCTGTCAAAACAAGAACAGTTTGGAGGTTTTCCATTTGGACAGTTGTGTACTGATTTGAAGTGAGCGGGGCCTCACTTAAAATATGTTGACAGTGTTTGGAGTTTTCCTTGTTGTCGCCAGCACTTTCTGATCAAACACCACACTTCCAGTGTCTCAGTGTTGACCTCTTATTAAATGGTAACTAAGGGCATTTTTTCAAACTTGAACTTTGATTCTTATTTAATCatgaatgttttgtgttttcaagaaAAATGTTCATAACATTCATAACCaagttttcaggggctttaagggcttatttatttagttgtattttatttttctgtaagGTACTCGGGCAACTTTTTTTATATGCTGTactgtaaaaatacactttatttaagcaaattaaagcaataactgaaaatgtgtttttcatataGCAGCACCGCACAGAAGCTGTGACTGATTGATCAATAAGAAAGGAGGGCgtattttttgtgcatttatttattctctatTGATTCACATGATTTCTTCTCAttctcattcagaaggagaatttgtgaaaaTTCTTCCAAaaactgtcagtctgtctggaataattcatgaaggtgaaggaaaacctgtcatggaaactcagtgatgataagtgaaatcaaagctgtgataagtgcaactggaaagaggaaacactgcattctcccactctgcaagaacaaaagctgctgtgacgTCTGAGTGTGAGAACTCCTTCAGACACTTGGTGAGAGGCTTCAGgatatgaaaagtaaacaaaatgaactgaacatatttgctgtttaatgtggaaccagctgacaAAGCATGGCGGCAAGGTGGCCAAACATGGTTCTGCCCAGAGATATGAAAGACttcactttttctcttcttgGCTCACCTCACTGGCTTTAGCTTTTACAGCTACAGCTTTTACAGAACAAGTGAGAGGCGACAGCACAGCTTGCACCTTCACCTGTGCCTTTGTGGATGTGACCCTTGGCACCATTAGCACTCCCTCAAAATTCCCCCACGCCATGAGTGTCCGCGAGGAGTGAGGGCATTAGATCTCACATTCatgcaatgcaatgcagcaAAACTGGCTTTCCACTTTTGTGTTATGGAATGAGcattcacaaaacaatcaaactgtGCAGTGCACAATGAGTCCTTTTCAGTGAACATATTCTATCCATGTACTCTGGTGATACATGatgccccctctctctttctgtttatctacatatctatacacacacacacacacagtcattaaaactcatttttaaACCACTTTGCAGATTTCATCTACATCTACTACATCTACTTTGTAAATGACACAAGTGCTTTAATAGCTGTTTTCAGAAAGATTATTTCACTTATATTTCACTATATCACAATTCCAGTGGATCATATGTTTGCATACACTGACTGTGCCATGTCATGGCTTTAGATGCTTCTGCCACCATTTGGGTCAATTGAAGTTCTACCTGTAGATGTATTTTAAGGTCTACCTTCACCTCCACAAGTCTGGTTCATTCTTGACTGCAATTTATCAAATCCTGAATGTACATTACTGATCTTTACATAATAGGTACAACAGGTGCTGGAGGAAGCATTTATAAAATCATGTATAACCAAAGAAAAGTCCTATATCAACATAACCTGAAAGGCCAGTTGGCAAAGACAAACAATGGCTTCAAATTACAAGCCTCACACAAAAGGCTGTTTGTTGCAggttcctctctctccttggtGCTTGTGTTTTCTAATTAGAGTGAGTAAACGAGGAGCAGGCGGTGTCCCTTGATTGTTGCCACACGATTGGTCAAGGGGCGGATCCCTGACCTTACATTAAACAGCCTGCGGGCTGCACCCTTCCTCCACTCCAGTCTTGCCACCACCAGGAAACGCCAGCCTGTCGTATCAGTGTGTTTGGTAgtgtctttgtcatttatttaccttttcttttggttaggGAGTTATGGATCCTGTAAGTAGTGACAGTTGAGCAGTAGTAGGAAGGAGAAGCCTTTTTGcttaattcacattttctcctgtttcctcatttatagGAGGTGGGTAATTATTTGACATGTAtttaccttttcttttggttaggGAAGTTGGGGTGATTTAGAGTGTTTTTGCCTGTTATGTTGGATTATTTCTCCCCCAGAAGCAAATAAAACTACTCCTATTTTGAACTCGGCTTGTTGGCACcacatcatgttttgtcaaGGGTTCCCCTACACCGGGGCATAACAGCCGCGCACATCAGCTAGACTGCTGATATAAAGAAACCTCTTTCCTCAGAtataaaaaactttttttcccccactgtcCATCATCTATTGTGCCCTTTTTTCAAAAACCGGAATACAACATCTGTTTGGGTTCATCTGCAAGAAAACATTAACGAATGCTTCAACAGAAATTGCATCATGAACAAggacaacacagacacatgaaaatGGGCAAAGCCAGTTTCCCTCCTGACAGCAAGAGATTAACTCAGCAGCTCAGGTTCAACGAAAAGAAATTCTCCAGACTTGATTGAAATATTTGATCCCTGCTCACATTTTTGTGAACTACGGCTCTGATCTGTTGTTATATGCATATCAATGGAAACGGTGCACTGTGCACTCATTGAAGAGGCGAAAGCTCACTCACCCACATGTCACCACAAGATTTTCCTTGCACCTCACACATGTCAGAAGGAAAAGATGAGCAGCATGAGAAACAATGGTGCAAACAAGGCTGTTTGacagaaaagataagataacaaaataacactgGTATTGGTCCAATTACATGACATCTGCTCCCTACCTACCAATGTGAAGATGAAATGCTCCATTACTGTGCAGTCTGGAGGTGGCCTCTGTTGCCTCATGTTCATTGCTCTTGTTGTAGTCATTCCTATCATCCTCAtccatgaacacaaacaaacaccttCACAATCACACCAGGCTTAACGTGTCTCTCTGCCATGGAAAGCAGACAAATAACTCCAGCCCGTGGCAAACAAATTGGCTAAAACACAATCTTTGGGCGACTGGAACTCATTTTAGCACAACTAGCTATGGTGTTTGTCATTTGTCTGTAGCACCAAACTATCTGTTACTTCCCCCTCACACCTCTGAGTCTCTTTGCACAGGAAGTTCAGTTGCCACAAAGACCAGCATTTTTCTTACCCTCTTGTTTGTGATGAATGCGGTTAAGCCTTTTGGTGTTTAGGTGGGTTTTGCACACATTCTCGCATTTTATGGTTATTGTTTCAAACGATTTTATTGCATCTTTTATTATCATGATGTGATAAAATGGGGtggaaatgtaatttaaatccCCTCCCGATGATCTTGTATGACCCTTACAATACAATGTGTGTAACACACATAGTATTGTATTCCTTCACTCCTTACGTGGGCTTTTTGTCAACTGTTTCCAGTTATGGACTGTATTTGGAagcctccttcttcctccctttccttgtgtttcttctgttcCTTTGTGTCATATTAGGGTACATCCCAattctcttaaattgcatccaGGTTTCCCTTGCTTGCATCTTTTCCTTGCATCTAGCGTGGAGAGAGGAAACCCCACAGGGACAGAA
This DNA window, taken from Chelmon rostratus isolate fCheRos1 chromosome 4, fCheRos1.pri, whole genome shotgun sequence, encodes the following:
- the LOC121605393 gene encoding N-acetyllactosaminide beta-1,3-N-acetylglucosaminyltransferase 3-like, producing MLRVLMMSGNGTRAFLLLLGTTLLVVYLHQDILSVQEVTKDYSQMKPPTKNNSYVYSWPKCQQNTAAANVAGFGSLPGNTKDFLYYRHCRHFPMLLDLPDKCGGADRSGEVFLLLVIKSSPVNYERREVLRKTWAKERRQDGAWIRRIFISGTTDSGFEKMRLNKLLEMEQREHSDILQWDFSDTFYNLTLKQILFLEWMERNCPNARFLLNGDDDVFANTDNMVEYLQGLKDNDGSKHLFTGHLIIYASPIRWSGSKYYVPVEVHKPNSYPPYCGGGGYLLSGYTALVIYNMSQSIDILPIDDVYMGMCLAKAGLGPSSHMGVKTLGFYIPSSTQDRYDPCYFRELLLVHRFLPAHLYFMWQRIHDPNLKCGMKKAALNNLKVVTGHVNTKRPLGTTLGQ